The following DNA comes from Elusimicrobiota bacterium.
TTCGAGCTTACCAGCCTCCAGGACGACCAGACCAAAGGACGCCTGGAAACAGGCCGGGTTTTGTCCAAAGTCAAACGCCTCCGCGAGAAGGAACAATTTTCTATTCAAACCCCTGCCGCGGTCTGTGCCGTCCGCGGGACCGAATTTGAGACAGCGGCTGGAGAGCGGGGAACATGGGTATTCGTCTACCGCGGGGTGGTCGGTGTCATGGCCTCCGGTGCCGGGGGCGAAACGGCTCTTCGGGCGGGACAAATGACAGCCGTTCACGACGGCACGATCGAATTGCCGCGGCCCATTCCTCAGCAGGGTCTCTCCGGCAGGGATTCCGCTCTGGCTCGTGACGCCCGGCATGAAGTGGCGCTCGACATGACGCGGAACCAGGTGATTGCCGCGGCCGCCGAGGAACGGCGCCTGGCCGAGTATCAGGAAGGCAAAAGCATGACCGATGTGGAAGGGAAACGAGTTCGTCTGGAAGAGTACATTGTCCGCTCAGCCCCCAATCAATTTAAGCTGGTTGTCTTGAACGAACGGGCTCAGTCTCAGCTGGATTACTTCTATTACAAGGGAACCTTTAATAAGGATTTGCCGACGGATCTTTCTGTGGCGCTGAAAGACCTTTCCGGAAAAATCGGGGCCTCCGCTCCGGAGTATTACCTGACCGCTTATGAAATGGCCCAATCCAACACTCAGGACTCGGTCCATGACACCGCGACGGGAGGGCACCTCGTCAAAGTCACCCAGGATGGAGAAGGCAACTATATTCTCAGCGACCCCTCGGACCCCGACAATACTCGCACGATAGAGGCGGCTGAGCTTCAAACGGATGTGAACAATGAAATTTCTTACAAGATTTATAACCCGCTGACGGACAGCTTCTCTGTTGTTTCGGAAGCTCAGAAGGACGCGTCAAACCAATTTGGTGTCTATCTCCCGGAGAACGAAACCTACAGAGACCTGGTGCCGGCGGATACGATTTGGAAAACCCGTTTTAATACCTATGAGCATGCGCTGAATAATGTCGTGAAGATGTCTTATGCCAAGTCTTCCGGGATCACGAATGTGCTCGCCTCCGCTCAAGACGCCAGCTGGACCTATGCCGGCGGGTTTTATTTCCCCGTGGTCACGACCGTTGCCGGCCAGATCGACTCCATCGTGACCAACTACTACGGCGACGGAACATTTGAGTCTTACCGGACGGTACTCATCGACGATAACGGCGCCGTCGCTCCGACCAGCGCGTTCTCCGGCGTATCGACGGGATCCGCCTACCGGGGAGAGCTGCTGAAGTGGAACTATGAACAGCAGGTTACGGCCAGCGAATTTGAGGGGAGAAAGATTGATCTCGTGGTGGAGCCGAAAATATTCATCAAGAGCGGATTGATTCAATGATCAACAGGATTTGTAGGGGCGGACCGCTGTCCGCCCGAATATTGGATTTCATGAGGGTCCTGAGGGCGGGCGCACATCGGTGCGCCCCGACATTTCTCATGATCATTTCATGTGCCTTCCCCGTTATGGCGGTTGAGGTGAAACCCGTCGTCAACGCCCAACTTCTGGGCGGCCAGTATTTCTACAACGGTTCAGACAATGCGTTTGGTGCGGTGGCATCGCTTTCAGCGGCTCCTTATATGCAGTTTAACGATCGGTGGAGCCTGGTCCCGCTTTACAGCGGTTCCTATAAAGGGACCAAGCAAGTCACCGACCTGGTGGGCGGGGGAACCCTGTTCCAGGAATCACAGGACCATACCGGCTCGCTCAAAGCCATCCGGTCATTTGCCAATGGCCTCAAGCTCAAGGCGGTGGGCGCCTATGGCGCGGAATTCCTGCGAGAGACCGTCGACGAAAAGTGGGGGAAGGGTCTTTATGATAACCGCCGCCTTTCGGGTGGAGCAGAGAGCGAGTGGTCCTGGGATAAAGAACGGTATGTCCGGTTGGCCTATGACTATTACACGATTCGATTTCCAAACTACGCCAGCCTGGAATCCCAGGGATCGTCGATGGGATTAGGCCGGGAGCTCAATGCCCCCGACGTGCTGGACAATAAGAACCATGCGCTGACTCTTGGAGGCCAGGCCGGCCTTCCCGGCAATGGATTTGCGGAGGCGGCGTTCAGCCAGACCTGGCGCCGTTTCGGTTCCCAGCACCTCGTGGACCTCTCGGGCGATCTGATTTCCGAGCTTCGCGGCGATCAGATCCAGACCGCTTCTCTCCAGGGAACCTGGCCCGTTTTACTGGATTCCAATTTGAAACTCTTTACGAGCGTTGGCTACAGCCGGAGCCGTGTTTATTCGAATCAGAACCACTACGATGCGCAAAAGGTGGTATTTAACCCCAATTACTATGCCTATATCCAGCAGTCGATCTCAAACCAATGGACCTTGGCGGTCGGCGAGGATCCTTGGACGATCGGCTTGAACTGGACGGTGTCCCGTCAAAAATATGCGGACCGGTTGACCCAGGATGCGTTGGGAAATTATGAAACGGGTCGCACGCGTGTCGATGGGGCCAGTATCGGTTTGCAGTTTGCCTATCCGATTGCGGCGGGGTTCCGGCTAAACGCCTTGACTCAACTGGGGTGGAGCGACTCCAACAATCACAACAACCAGGTCTATCAGTACCACTACAACACCCAGACCTATTTGATGGGATTCAGCTATGCCTATTAAGTTGAAAAAAGGATTAGTTACCTTCTTTTTCGCGCTGACGGCGCTCTCGTCCGCTTATGCGAGTTCCGGTGTCGGAACCGCCACGGTGGTTCCGGCCAATGCAACGGGCGGGAGTGTGCTCACCGCCACCGTCACCTATACGGTCCCGGCGGGAGGTATAGCTGTCGGTGGCAAGGTGGAAGTCGTCCTGCCATTGGGTTGGTACCCGTATCCGCAGACCACGGATTCGCTGATGGATGGCTACACCACGATCGCCACAACGGCTTCGGCCTCCTTAACACTGACTGTTTTGACGTCGTCGCCGGTGGCGGTGGCGAGAGTTGTGAGCGGTTCGGTCCCCCCGGCCACCCAGCTGGCCTTTCTCTTTAACCGCATCCATCCCACTTGTCCGATGCCGGGTCAAACACAGACCGCCTGGACCGTAAAGAGCGCCATGGCGTCCACGGATACGCTTTCCGAAATAGCCAGCCAGCCGATTCACAATTTTGTTGGCGGTTCCGCTCAATGGATCAGTTACTCCCAGTGGGATCAGGTCATGGTCGCGGCCAATCAGCCTTCTTCGGCTCTCGTCCTTCAGGCCTGGGACAATTGCGGAAAGCCGGCGGCGTTGGACTCGGAGTTGACCGTCAACCTGTCCGGGTTGGCCCGGGATATGAATACGTATATGGATGCCACCGATACGGGAGCACAGTTCGCCGCCACGTCCGGTTTTGCCGCCGCTATCACCTCGGCCACCATCCCGGCGCTCAGTAATTCGGCAACCTTTTATTACAGGACGTCAACGGTTGGCAGTAATCTCTGGATTCGCGGCGATTATTTGAATCCGCAGGGAGGATGGCCTCAGCAGCTCTGGCGGTCCGTCACCTCGCTGGCGGCGGCGCCTTCCCTGGGCAGTCCCTCGGTGGATTCCGGGGCGGCGGTTCCCGGGCAGAAGACCCTCACATTGAGCCCTGACGGCAGCGGCACCAACAACGGGGTGTATATCCGGTTCTCCCCGTCCGATTCCCAGTTGATGTGGCGTGTCCAGATCTCCAGTAACGGATTTCAGACCAATGTTTTCGAGCGATCGGGCAACGGAGATCCAAACAGCACCCTCTATTGGGATGGCCGGGACTATATGTATTCCAATCGCATCGTCCCGAACGGAACCTATACCGTTCGAATTGAAATCCCCGGGTTGATCATCGACACATCATTGTCGATCACGGTGCAGACCTCCCAAATTTCGGGAACCGTTACCGTCGGCGGAACGCCGGTCTCGGGGGCGAACGTGTATGCCCAGGGCGCCAACACCCCCGGATACAGCTTCACCACGACAGACGGCAACGGGAATTATGTGCTTCCCGGGCTGCGGGCCGGCTATCAATACAACCTGTATGCCAATTACATGACAGCGGCTCAGGCCCTGGTGGCCGGACAGCTGAATAATATAGCGGCTCCGGCGACAGGGCAGAATTTTGCTCTTTCAACGCCGGCGATTTTCCGGATCAATGCCGTGGCGTCCAGTTCCCGCTCGGTTTCCAGTTACGGGTATCTGAATATCCACCCGGCCGATTACACCCGGAACTACTCCGGCAATGTGCGGCTTTTGGCCGGCACCATGACGTCGGACAACGGCGATTCCTTCAGCCCCTCCAGTTGGACCCTGGTGGCGGTCGAACCGGGAACGTACGTCATCCGTCTTAATATCGACGGGTTTGGAGCGGACGAGGTCACGCAGACGGTTTCCACCGGACAGACCGCTGACGTCATCCTCCCGTTGACGACCAAGGCTTCCCTGTATGGCAGGGTCCAGTTCCCGGCGGCGCTGACGGAATCCGCCTGGGTTTCCGTGGACGGCACGAAACAGGGAAATAGTTATTCCACGGTCTGGGGCGGCGCCTATCTGGAGGCCGGGCAGTCCAGCGGCATATTCTCAATTTTCGGGGTGGATACCGGCGTCTATGCTTTCCGCGCCCGCACATCCGGATATGCCTCGGCCGTATTGAACAATGTGACCGTTCCTTCTACGGGTATCGGAAATCCCGCCACCGGGGGCCTGGATTTCCCTGAATTTTCTCAGGGAGGCCATATCACCGGGACCCTGGCCATTAATGGAGACACCTCGGAGTGGAGTTCGTTGAATGTGTGGCTCAGCGCGTATTCTCAAGCCCTGGGTCAAAATGAATTTACGCAAGTTTCGCTCACCACCACAACGACGACGACCTCAGCGACCTACTTCATCCGGGGGCTTGCCGATGGAGCGTACGTCGTTTATCCGCCCTATTTGCAGGGATTTCAGCCGCCGTCCTGGGGACCGCAGTCGGTCACCGTGTCCGGAGGGGTCGGTAATTTAAATTTGACGCTCACGCGCAACAGTGCGGCGCTGGCGGGGTCTGTGACGCTTCCAGCCGGGCAGACCGATTACTCGAATGTCCATCTGTCCCTGAACGGGCCTCAATCGCAAGAGGTGGATTTGACCTCGGGACCGTCGTATACGGTCAGTCACTTGTCGCCGGGTTTCTATTCGCTCACCGCCACTTATAGAACCACGGGCGCACAGATTCGCACGAACTTCCCGGTGGCCAATGGCCAAACCGTCACGCAAAACCTGAATTTGAGCGCCGCGACGCGCCGCATTTCCGGAACCATTTCCATCCAAAGCGCCTTTTCCGTCCGCGGATCCAGCGGGAGCCTGGTCTCCATTAATACGATTGCCGATCTTCTCTCCAATGCCACGAACCAGACGCTCTATATCGGGGGCTATAGCGGGACCTCCGTGGTTTCGACATCGACGGCGCGCGTGGAAGCTTTCCCGAAAACCTTTTACTCGT
Coding sequences within:
- a CDS encoding FecR domain-containing protein translates to MRQRQKLNNRKLPRRPLALYGVRGLLSFYLAGCLSLAAWAAPTGRVDVLRGQADKRLPGVVQWEAVQPGDKLEEGTTVRTGDQSELQILTGRGHRFVVKSATLFELTSLQDDQTKGRLETGRVLSKVKRLREKEQFSIQTPAAVCAVRGTEFETAAGERGTWVFVYRGVVGVMASGAGGETALRAGQMTAVHDGTIELPRPIPQQGLSGRDSALARDARHEVALDMTRNQVIAAAAEERRLAEYQEGKSMTDVEGKRVRLEEYIVRSAPNQFKLVVLNERAQSQLDYFYYKGTFNKDLPTDLSVALKDLSGKIGASAPEYYLTAYEMAQSNTQDSVHDTATGGHLVKVTQDGEGNYILSDPSDPDNTRTIEAAELQTDVNNEISYKIYNPLTDSFSVVSEAQKDASNQFGVYLPENETYRDLVPADTIWKTRFNTYEHALNNVVKMSYAKSSGITNVLASAQDASWTYAGGFYFPVVTTVAGQIDSIVTNYYGDGTFESYRTVLIDDNGAVAPTSAFSGVSTGSAYRGELLKWNYEQQVTASEFEGRKIDLVVEPKIFIKSGLIQ